AACAATTTTGAATTAGCCATTGCCGTTGCAGTGGCAGTTTTTGGGATTCATTCGGGAGAGGCGTTCGCTGCGGTCATCGGTCCCCTGGTCGAAGTGCCGGTCCTGATTGGGTTGGTAAATGTGTCTTTGAAATTTAAGGAAAAATATTTTAATGACGAAAAGTAACGCAGAAATGGCAAAAAAGAGTAACAAACCCATTCTCATTTTGCGCACTCGCAACTGTCGCAAGAGCAATTTGGTCATTCGATTTTTGCAGAATAACAACATCCCGCATGAGGTAAAATCTCTGGAAACTGATCCGGAAGCGCAGCAGATCGCCAAAAAGCTGAATATACTTTCGTCACCGGGAATTGTTGTGAACGGGCAAGTTGTCAATCCCTATGAGTTAATTGAAAATTGTCAGATAAAGAATCCGGCGGGGACAAAACAATTTTTAGAAGAATTGCTGGGGGCGGAGTGATAATTTTTTTTCAAAATTTTCATCAGCATGACGTTTTAGCAAATTGAAAGGATTTTCAATGTTGACCAGTTTACTTGTTTATTCTTTTTTCATTATTGTGATCGCCTGGATTGGTGGCGCGATTCCGATTTATTTCAGGAAAAATTCGTTCGTTATCCATCTTTTTATCAGTTTCGGCGCTGGCGTTTTGCTGGGCGCCGCTCTTTTGCACATGACGCCTGACGCCGCAAAGTACATCGGCCCCCGGCTGGGGCTGCCTATTCTTCTTGGTTTTTTGTCGCTCTATATTTTTGAAAAATTTATTATGACCCACCCGTGTCCATCGGAAGGATGTGAGTTCCATTCTGTGGGAATTTCCGCTTTTGTTGGCTTGTCGGTTCACAGCTTAATTACCGGTCTGGCGTTGGGAGCAGGCATATTTGTGCCCCATCTCGGTATGGTTGTTTTCCTGGCAGTTGTGCTACACAAACTTCCGGCGTCGCTGTCTTTGTCCAGTTTGCTCATCAAGGAACATTACTCCAATAAATCTATCATGCTGTTGACCTTGCTCTTTTCGGTGATGGTCCCCATCGGCGCTTTTATTACTTTTTTTGTGCTTCAGGGAACATCCTTGATTGCGATCGGCTATCTGATTGCATTTTCGGCTGGTACTTTTCTTCACGTGGCTGCAGATGATTTAATCCCGGAAGTGCACCGGCATTTCCAGTACCGCTACGTGCGGCTGGTGGCATTTTTATCTGGCTTGGTTGTTATTGGTGTTGTTAGATTTTTAGCATAGAAGAAACAACGAGGAGCTTTCTGAAAAATCATCGAAAATAGCTTCAGCCGATACATTGTTGAGTCTGTCAGCGGCGAAAAGCAGGGAGCGCATCAATGAAATTCATTCGTATTGAATTTATCCGGGAATGGGAGAGGAGACGAGCATGATGAAAAATAGAAAAAAATTGCTCGGTAAACAGGTTTTGTTAATTATTCTTTTTGCTATCATCGTGAGTTTTGTTGTCAATTTTTTTCACCCGCGCGCTGTTAAAATTTCCTTTCAGCGGCCTCCCCTGGCGTACGCGTCAGATTCGGTCTTTGCCGAACAACTTCCGCCGGTGTCAATTGAAACCGATGAAAAAAACGGATTTTCCGAAGGCGACGATTTGCCAGTTGTCGGATTTGATCAGCTTAATCGGATCATTAGCGAAAACAAAGCATTGTTAATCGACGCCAGAGAAGAAGTCGAATTTCAGGCGGGACATTTACCGAACGCAATAAATATTCCCTACGAGAGATATTTTGAGTTTGAAGAAATAATCCAAAAATTGCCGCACGACAAATGGCTGGTTTGCTATTGCGACGGGTCGCCATGCGATTTGGGCACATTGCTGGCGGAAGAACTCAAATTGAGAGATTTCGCGAAAGTGGCAGTTTACGAGGGTGGTCTGAATGACTGGAAAGCGCATGGCAAGTCGAAGGGGGCAAGAAATGACAGATAAAGGAAAAAGCAGGCTCATCAATTGGCTGTTGCGGATCATCATCGCCGGAATTTTCATCTACGCCGGCGCCGTGAAAATCGCCAATCCGGCCGGGTTTGCCGAACAAGTGGATAATTATCGCATTTTGCCATATTTTTTTGTGGTCATTACGGCTGTGGTTCTGCCGTGGCTGGAACTGATTTGCGGCATGTTGCTTTTGACGAGTCGCTGTCTTTCTGCTTCGGCGTTGATTTTGTTAGTGTTGAATTTCATTTTCATCGTGGCGATTGCTTCGGCGCTGGTGCGCGGGCTGGATATTAGCTGCGGCTGTTTTGCTGTCGGCGCAGAAGAGACAAAGATCGGGATGCAAAAATTGGCGGAAGATATTGTTTTGCTGGCGATGAATGTTGTGATTTATCGGAATAGCCTAAAATGAAGGAGAAGTTTTGCTGATGCGCTTTGGGTGAATGCATTGATTCAGATTGCAAAAAAATATTGCGCGCCATGAGCGAAGAAATCACAATGGTTGTCATTGCCGGTTTCCGCGTCGGACTGGTGGGATTGGTGCAACTTTTACAGGAAAGATTAGTTAAAAACACTTAATTGCAAATAAATAAAATGACTGGGAAAATAGTTAATTGACAAGCCTGGGAGCCATGCCGCTCGCGTTAATCGGGATTGTGTTACTGATTTCGTTTTTATTGTCCATGTTTGGCCTGGGCGGCGCTCAATTGTACGTGCCGATTTTTTATTGGCTGGGAATGTCCCTGAAGAGCGAGGCGATTTTGCTGGCGCTCACCATCAATTTTGTCACGCAGACCTCGGCATTTCTTTACTATCGCCGAAAAAAACTGGTAGAATTCAAAATAGGGATTCCGCTAATCGTTGCTGCGATTCCCATGACTTTTGCCGGTGCGCATTTGACGTACAAAGTGCCGGATCATTTCATTGCTCTGTTCATCGGATTGTTTTTGATTGCACTTGGTTTACAGAGAATTTACAAACCGGCTGTCAAGCCGATTGCTCGCAGCCGCAAGCAAAAAATAGTGCTCGGTTTTTTTGCCGGCAGCGCTATCGGATTTTTGATCGGACTTTTGGGCATCGGCGGCGGCTCGCTTGTTGTGCCGGCTTTGCTGTTGCTGGGTTTGACGCCCAAACACGCGGCAGCGACTTCGGCATTCGTTACGAGTATCTCTACGCTATCCGGAAGCGCCGCGCACTGGAAAATGGGGACTGTGCCGCTGATAATTGTCGTTGTCACGGCTCTGGCGGCAATCGTCGGTTCGCAGTTGGGGGCGCGATTTATGACAAAACGTTTACCTGAAAAGTTAATGTCTGTTTTGCTGGGGGTATTGCTGATTTTGATTGGAATGGTTTTTATTGTGAAAGAAGTGATATTTTTAGGATAAATATTTTGACAGGATTTACGGGATTTTCAGGATAAAAAATTTATTTTTCCGCCGCCAATAAGTCAAAAAAAATCAGAATGGGGGCGAGAAAATAATGAAATACGAAGAGTTAACGGAAAAAGTTATTGGCAGTGCTTTTCGTGTTTATTATTCTTTTGGCTTATCCTCTCAAAAAAATTATTTAATTTCGAAGGAAAAAAATGAGCACTGAACACCATCATCACGAAATACCCGCCGACACGGGCGTTAGGTTTATCATCACGATTTTGTTGAATTTTCTGATTACCGTTGTTGAGATTGTCGGCGGCATCATTGCCGGGAGTCTGTCGCTGATTTCCGATGCGTTGCACAATTTCAGCGACGGCGTGGCGGTGATCATCAGCTACATCGCGCTGCGTCTGCGTGAGCGCGATAACTCCCAACGGCACACTTTCGGCCTGAAACGCGCGGAAATTTTGGCGGCGGTGATCAATTCTTCGGTGCTGCTGGTCATTTCGCTGTATCTATTTTATGAATCCGCACTTCGATTGATTCATCCAACTGAAGTTCAGGGGAGTCTGATGTCCGGAATCGCGGCGGTCGGATTAATTGCCAATGTCATCGGAACATTGCTGCTGCGGCGTGATTCAGATTCCAGCATGAATATCCGCTCCGCTTATTTGCATCTTTTTTCTGATGCACTTTCGTCGCTGGGCGTTTTGCTCGGCGGACTGGCGATTTATTTCTGGAAAATCTACTGGCTCGATCCGATTTTGACCATTTTGATCGGCTTGTACATTTTAAAAGAGAGCTACCACATTTTGATCGGCGCAATTCATATTTTAATGGAAGGCGCGCCCACCAATATCCCAGTGACAAAAATCAAAGAGACGATTGAATCATTTGAAGGCGTGGAAGATTTTCATCATTTACATTTGTGGCTGGTCGGAGAAAATGATGTCCATCTGGAAGGGCATGTGAATATTCGCGACATGCTGGTGAGCGAAAGCAATGATTTAGGCAGAAAAATTGAAGAAAAGTTAAAACACGAATTTGAGATTAGCCATGTAACGCTGCAGTTTGAATGCAATCAGTGCCAGGGCGTGGGATTGATTTCAAACGGTAATGAATAGCTCAAATTTCGGAACAAGAAATTGATGAAATTTTGAGATACGACGTCATCCAGACGCCCTGTTTGATCATTGACGGCAAGCTCAAGAGCGCCGGTAGAGTGCCCGGATACAATCAAATTAAAAATTGGCTGCCAGAAAAGGCGGCGTGATTTGCGCCGCCCTATGTCTCTTCAATTTGCCTCTGGCCCTGGTCCAAATTTCCTTTTGATTTTTTGAAAAAATTCCTCGTGACGCGCTTGGTAGCCAAAATGTTCGTGGTGGCTGTGATTCGGGTGAGTGATTGATTTGAAAAAAATATGCGACAGCAAAACCAGTCCCCATGCCTGCCAGAATGTGATGGTTGGCAGTCCGAAAATGGCCGGCATGAGCCAGTTCCAGAGCCACAGAACGACAAAACCGAAAAACAGCGCCACGACTGCAGCGACTAAAACTCCGCCAAGCGCAATTAAAACAATTTTCACCGGCTTGGGTGCATTTTCCCAAAAGCATTCATGTGTCATCTTGTCTCCTTCCTGAATTTATTTTGTGCTCAATTAATCAATTGAAATCACTGGTTTTATGGAGCGCAGCAGAGCAAAAAACCAATTTAGTGATGTGCTATGCAGGTTTTTTACTAACAACGCTTTCGCTGCTGTAATTTTGCTCTGAAATATAGCAGAGCACCATTTTCAACAGGAATCCTTTCGTAACTAAAACCATTCTCTTGGCCTATTTTTTCTAATTCCTTTTCTGAATATAATCTGCCATTGATTGTACTTCTCAATTTGTTTCGCTCTGGTACGGGCACACTACAAATGAGAATAGAATCTGGAGCCGAAACTCGTCTAATCTCTTTGAAAACATTTTTGATATTGTCGAAAAAATTGAGGGAGAGAATACAAAGGACAATATCAAAAATGTTATCGCTAAAAGGAAGAGCATCTGCGCTCGTCACATAAAATTCGGCATGTTTGAATCCCGAATTACGGAAGTTCTTAACTGCTTTTTTTAAAAGGCCAGGGCTGACATCTGTGCCAATATAGTGATTGGCATTTGGTAAGAAATTAACAGCACTGCCGCTACCTGTTGCTACTTCGAGAACTTGTTTGCCGAGAACACTTTTCAACTCTTGTCTGAGAATTTCATAATGTTTGCTCATATCTCCACCAAATTTCTTGGGAAAGATGGAACTTTTCATGATGAAATCATATAGAAATGAAAAAGCGTCTCCGAGCCAAGGCTTAAATTTTCTCAGACTGCCGTCATTTTCGACAATGTAATGTAATCCTTTTTTGTCGATGATCTTTATTCCATTTTTTAGCATTCTATACTCTTTCATAAATTTAGTCTGTCATTCCAAATTTTCACGCAAATTTTTCAACTGTTTCCGTAAATTTATCACCGCATACCTTTTCCGCGCTAACAAAGTATTGATTGATTCGCCAGTCAATTCAGCCAATTGACGGAATGTCCTGCCTTGGACGACATTTTCCACGAATACAAATTTCTGCTCCTGCGGCAGGTTTTCAATGGCTCGGTAGATTGCTTCGAGAAGAATATCTTGCTCCTCCCGATCGGCAACGTCAACTGGCATTTCCGCCAGCAATTTTTCCCAGATTTCTTTGTTCTCATCATCCAAAGAAAGTTGAGTTGGCTTTTTGCGGCGATACCAATCAATGATTTCATTTTTAATAACAGTGAAAAGCCAACCGGTCAAATTGTCAATTGACTCCAGCGCATTTAGATTTTTCATTGCCTTGAAGTAAACGTCCTGAATCAAATCTTCGGCATCCTCTAATGAAGAAATTTGGCCCTGAACGTAATTCAACAATGCTGCATATTGACTTTTGAACAGCGAAGCTATTTTAAGTTTTGATTGACTCATCACACTCCTAAAGACGAATCATGCTGAAAATTATTGTATGATATTTTTTGAATTTGGAATTTTTCATTGTTTAGTTGATTCATTTCGCAGCGGCAACGCTTTCTTTTTCTGGCAAAGTACAAAAAAAATTTAGAAAAGTCAAAAAAAAGCTTGACTTTTAATTTTACAAACGTTATTTTATATGCAAATATGCGCATATAGACAAAAGGAGAGGGGAGATGGATTATGTTTCAGTTTTCAAAGCATTAGGCGATGAGACGCGGTTACGAATTGTCAATTTATTTGTGCAATCCGGCGAGCGGCTCTGCGTCTGCGAAATGGTAGATTCTCTGCAATTGCCGCAGTACACCGTTTCTAAAGCGCTGGGAATTTTGAGAAATGCCGGTCTTTTACGCTCAGGCCGGCAGGGGACCTGGGTTT
The sequence above is a segment of the Calditrichota bacterium genome. Coding sequences within it:
- a CDS encoding glutaredoxin, whose amino-acid sequence is MTKSNAEMAKKSNKPILILRTRNCRKSNLVIRFLQNNNIPHEVKSLETDPEAQQIAKKLNILSSPGIVVNGQVVNPYELIENCQIKNPAGTKQFLEELLGAE
- a CDS encoding ZIP family metal transporter, yielding MLTSLLVYSFFIIVIAWIGGAIPIYFRKNSFVIHLFISFGAGVLLGAALLHMTPDAAKYIGPRLGLPILLGFLSLYIFEKFIMTHPCPSEGCEFHSVGISAFVGLSVHSLITGLALGAGIFVPHLGMVVFLAVVLHKLPASLSLSSLLIKEHYSNKSIMLLTLLFSVMVPIGAFITFFVLQGTSLIAIGYLIAFSAGTFLHVAADDLIPEVHRHFQYRYVRLVAFLSGLVVIGVVRFLA
- a CDS encoding rhodanese-like domain-containing protein, encoding MMKNRKKLLGKQVLLIILFAIIVSFVVNFFHPRAVKISFQRPPLAYASDSVFAEQLPPVSIETDEKNGFSEGDDLPVVGFDQLNRIISENKALLIDAREEVEFQAGHLPNAINIPYERYFEFEEIIQKLPHDKWLVCYCDGSPCDLGTLLAEELKLRDFAKVAVYEGGLNDWKAHGKSKGARNDR
- a CDS encoding DoxX family membrane protein yields the protein MTDKGKSRLINWLLRIIIAGIFIYAGAVKIANPAGFAEQVDNYRILPYFFVVITAVVLPWLELICGMLLLTSRCLSASALILLVLNFIFIVAIASALVRGLDISCGCFAVGAEETKIGMQKLAEDIVLLAMNVVIYRNSLK
- a CDS encoding sulfite exporter TauE/SafE family protein, with the protein product MPLALIGIVLLISFLLSMFGLGGAQLYVPIFYWLGMSLKSEAILLALTINFVTQTSAFLYYRRKKLVEFKIGIPLIVAAIPMTFAGAHLTYKVPDHFIALFIGLFLIALGLQRIYKPAVKPIARSRKQKIVLGFFAGSAIGFLIGLLGIGGGSLVVPALLLLGLTPKHAAATSAFVTSISTLSGSAAHWKMGTVPLIIVVVTALAAIVGSQLGARFMTKRLPEKLMSVLLGVLLILIGMVFIVKEVIFLG
- a CDS encoding cation transporter, encoding MSTEHHHHEIPADTGVRFIITILLNFLITVVEIVGGIIAGSLSLISDALHNFSDGVAVIISYIALRLRERDNSQRHTFGLKRAEILAAVINSSVLLVISLYLFYESALRLIHPTEVQGSLMSGIAAVGLIANVIGTLLLRRDSDSSMNIRSAYLHLFSDALSSLGVLLGGLAIYFWKIYWLDPILTILIGLYILKESYHILIGAIHILMEGAPTNIPVTKIKETIESFEGVEDFHHLHLWLVGENDVHLEGHVNIRDMLVSESNDLGRKIEEKLKHEFEISHVTLQFECNQCQGVGLISNGNE
- a CDS encoding thioredoxin family protein; the protein is MRYDVIQTPCLIIDGKLKSAGRVPGYNQIKNWLPEKAA
- a CDS encoding class I SAM-dependent methyltransferase encodes the protein MKEYRMLKNGIKIIDKKGLHYIVENDGSLRKFKPWLGDAFSFLYDFIMKSSIFPKKFGGDMSKHYEILRQELKSVLGKQVLEVATGSGSAVNFLPNANHYIGTDVSPGLLKKAVKNFRNSGFKHAEFYVTSADALPFSDNIFDIVLCILSLNFFDNIKNVFKEIRRVSAPDSILICSVPVPERNKLRSTINGRLYSEKELEKIGQENGFSYERIPVENGALLYFRAKLQQRKRC
- a CDS encoding sigma-70 family RNA polymerase sigma factor — its product is MSQSKLKIASLFKSQYAALLNYVQGQISSLEDAEDLIQDVYFKAMKNLNALESIDNLTGWLFTVIKNEIIDWYRRKKPTQLSLDDENKEIWEKLLAEMPVDVADREEQDILLEAIYRAIENLPQEQKFVFVENVVQGRTFRQLAELTGESINTLLARKRYAVINLRKQLKNLRENLE
- a CDS encoding winged helix-turn-helix transcriptional regulator, with translation MDYVSVFKALGDETRLRIVNLFVQSGERLCVCEMVDSLQLPQYTVSKALGILRNAGLLRSGRQGTWVYNFLNDDSEFLRSFFELLKKHLAEQYPDDPERLKKRLFLRENGVCVVGMALNGQLEKEFQKRQKK